In a single window of the uncultured Dysgonomonas sp. genome:
- a CDS encoding DUF3575 domain-containing protein, with the protein MTKRIIFLTLFICGMFLPGNGQTISKKNGLPSGKEAMPLLGLKSNLIYDLTTTLNVGVEYRLSEYLSLDISFNYNPWTFSNNRKFKHVLIQPELRYWINEPLNSHFIGAHLLYSHYNAGNLPFGALKDYRYQGDAYGFGISYGYQWILSPRWNLEATLGIGYVYFDYTRYECEKCGRELGTGNKNYLGPTKAGLSLIYILK; encoded by the coding sequence ATGACCAAAAGAATAATATTTCTCACACTGTTTATCTGTGGGATGTTTTTGCCAGGCAATGGCCAAACTATATCTAAAAAAAACGGATTACCATCTGGCAAGGAGGCAATGCCTCTACTGGGGCTCAAATCCAATCTGATTTATGATCTGACAACAACCTTGAATGTGGGCGTTGAATATCGCTTATCGGAATATCTGAGTTTGGATATATCGTTCAATTACAATCCCTGGACATTCTCAAACAACAGGAAATTCAAGCATGTCCTTATACAGCCGGAGTTACGCTATTGGATTAACGAACCGTTAAACTCTCATTTTATAGGTGCCCACCTTCTTTATAGCCACTACAATGCAGGGAATTTACCTTTCGGAGCATTAAAAGACTACCGTTATCAGGGTGATGCTTACGGTTTTGGCATATCTTATGGCTATCAGTGGATTCTTTCTCCCCGTTGGAATCTAGAGGCAACCCTCGGTATAGGATATGTGTATTTCGATTACACACGATATGAATGTGAAAAATGCGGACGGGAGCTAGGTACCGGAAATAAAAATTATTTGGGCCCAACCAAAGCTGGCCTCTCACTTATTTACATTCTTAAATAA
- a CDS encoding AraC family transcriptional regulator has product MKTKTPDLTSEMYIKDIDEISVSLDVWNLKEEQDFEFIARENKILLVINGSLRCSLPGYTDESLSSGQMIFISIGTRCLINTIEGVSVICLKPGLILSRCNHSDLNQSQLSENKLTILEFTPIISAYVDSLRWFLNMNFKDHTLYICIKTRELFYLMSICYTHGERSLFFKNLASRDKDFSDFIYQNYRKVKSINELAGLSCYSRSGFEKHFRKTFGVPASHWITLRKAAEIYHEIRRSRKSIKQISFDHGFSSLSHFHKFCKSKFGLAPGYIRKQIRTDEDMIKKEKK; this is encoded by the coding sequence ATGAAAACTAAAACACCAGATCTTACATCTGAAATGTATATTAAAGATATTGATGAAATTTCTGTATCTCTTGATGTATGGAATCTGAAAGAAGAACAAGACTTTGAATTTATAGCCAGAGAGAATAAGATCCTACTGGTAATTAATGGTAGTCTGAGATGTTCGCTGCCCGGATATACCGACGAAAGTCTCAGCTCGGGTCAAATGATATTCATATCTATAGGTACGCGTTGCCTGATAAATACCATAGAAGGAGTATCTGTCATATGTCTGAAACCAGGCTTAATCCTAAGCCGCTGTAATCATTCTGACCTCAACCAATCCCAATTATCAGAAAATAAATTGACTATTCTGGAGTTTACCCCGATTATCTCAGCTTATGTCGATTCATTAAGATGGTTCCTTAACATGAACTTTAAGGACCATACTTTATATATTTGCATAAAGACAAGGGAGCTTTTCTACCTGATGTCTATTTGTTATACTCACGGAGAAAGAAGTCTCTTTTTTAAAAATTTAGCCTCACGAGATAAGGATTTTTCCGATTTCATATATCAGAACTACAGAAAGGTAAAATCTATCAATGAACTGGCCGGTTTGTCCTGCTATAGCCGTTCTGGTTTCGAAAAACACTTCCGTAAAACCTTCGGAGTACCGGCATCTCACTGGATTACATTACGCAAGGCTGCAGAAATCTATCATGAAATACGCCGGAGCAGGAAAAGTATAAAACAAATTAGTTTTGATCATGGGTTTTCGTCCCTGTCTCACTTCCATAAATTCTGCAAATCAAAATTCGGTTTAGCCCCCGGATATATACGTAAACAAATAAGAACTGATGAGGATATGATAAAAAAGGAAAAAAAGTAA
- a CDS encoding DKNYY domain-containing protein, whose product MRIKVYYLPLLLLLLMNSNLIAQQRTYYIEDGFLLANLEDNTNIYLIEVTCEDIQSIKDAESAQYVQFSYRYKSVHGASEKYRDIKAELIKEADGRFKIMEKIMDEVKDHVSFAGYFEDTTLYAVKVFDYLQEQIKNDIDEPVSIFQISDKPQVMLGSFMPDFTIGRMGISNTFNKIGYEVISGGVVGTYHSYVEIKDIDYDTIQLAFIGSTVSIEPRNRNLSEIIPLKRDYSIWINKDVIYSQSGVTTAFKEYKHRGSYFFEKEDGLYLYPEMNNKIFPESLKVADIPSTEHIIQNVFADKDGFWHSYHPLINNNVSLVRIIDKVRRPATPLRFYKYGFSYNGKVYLVWHQNTIPIETDLDARNTHIVDGGLGDGIKSWVWNRAMLRFDRVPYFTDMHIANTYSLSDDSTIYINLPPKVNARIYDGPLAIVEGKTMLRTPRGFIPVQVIFYDTESKSTDAFVPSKFKNLNREYYQYGNKLYSVYENKPIDTFPNPSEVRVLQTIRNSYIIDDNRFYTGNYSDRNDVDIKKLGVIVDDSGNPSAYLTDGKKLIYDLYTLDGIDIKSLKMVDSSILVDKNNLYIMGQIIPLKEMFVPISIINKRSIRIKR is encoded by the coding sequence ATGAGAATCAAAGTATATTATCTTCCACTTTTATTACTTCTATTGATGAATAGCAATTTAATAGCTCAACAGCGAACATATTATATAGAGGATGGCTTCCTGCTTGCCAATCTGGAGGATAATACCAATATATATCTGATAGAGGTTACATGTGAAGATATTCAATCAATCAAAGATGCTGAATCGGCTCAATATGTGCAATTTTCATATCGTTATAAGTCTGTTCATGGAGCTTCTGAAAAATATCGAGATATCAAAGCCGAATTGATAAAAGAAGCTGACGGCAGGTTTAAGATAATGGAAAAGATTATGGATGAAGTGAAAGACCATGTTTCTTTTGCAGGCTATTTCGAGGATACGACGTTATATGCAGTTAAAGTTTTTGACTATTTGCAAGAACAGATAAAAAATGATATAGACGAACCGGTTTCTATATTTCAGATTTCTGATAAGCCCCAAGTTATGTTGGGGAGCTTCATGCCTGATTTTACGATTGGAAGAATGGGAATATCCAATACATTCAATAAAATAGGTTATGAAGTGATATCCGGAGGGGTTGTCGGTACATATCATTCATATGTGGAAATAAAGGACATTGATTATGATACTATACAATTGGCCTTTATAGGAAGTACTGTATCAATTGAGCCTAGGAACAGGAATCTTTCCGAAATCATACCTTTAAAAAGAGATTACTCTATATGGATAAATAAAGATGTCATATATAGTCAGTCTGGAGTAACCACTGCCTTTAAGGAGTATAAACATAGGGGTAGTTACTTTTTCGAGAAAGAAGATGGGCTATACTTATATCCGGAAATGAATAATAAAATATTTCCGGAGTCGCTAAAGGTTGCTGATATTCCTTCGACAGAGCATATTATACAAAATGTCTTTGCAGACAAGGATGGATTTTGGCATTCATACCATCCGCTAATAAATAATAATGTATCTCTTGTTCGTATTATTGATAAAGTACGCAGACCAGCCACACCTCTTAGATTCTATAAATATGGATTTTCATATAATGGAAAGGTTTATCTGGTATGGCATCAGAATACTATTCCGATAGAAACTGATCTTGATGCCCGAAACACTCATATTGTCGACGGAGGCTTAGGAGACGGGATAAAATCATGGGTATGGAACCGGGCGATGCTAAGGTTCGATAGAGTACCATATTTTACAGATATGCATATAGCAAACACTTATTCTTTAAGCGATGATAGTACAATATATATCAATCTGCCGCCGAAGGTTAATGCTCGCATTTATGATGGACCTCTAGCCATTGTTGAAGGGAAGACTATGCTTCGAACTCCCCGTGGCTTTATCCCTGTTCAGGTTATCTTTTATGATACTGAATCAAAATCAACAGACGCATTCGTGCCTTCAAAATTTAAAAATCTTAACAGGGAATATTATCAGTACGGAAATAAACTTTATTCTGTTTATGAGAATAAACCTATAGACACTTTTCCAAATCCGTCAGAGGTTCGTGTATTACAAACTATAAGAAATTCCTACATTATTGATGATAATCGTTTCTACACAGGTAATTATTCAGATAGAAATGATGTAGATATAAAAAAACTTGGCGTTATTGTTGATGATTCTGGGAATCCAAGTGCATATTTGACTGATGGCAAGAAGCTGATTTATGACCTCTATACATTGGACGGTATAGATATTAAAAGCTTGAAGATGGTTGACTCATCCATCTTGGTTGATAAGAATAATCTTTATATTATGGGACAGATTATACCTTTGAAAGAAATGTTTGTTCCTATATCAATAATAAATAAGCGTAGTATTCGTATAAAAAGATAA
- a CDS encoding helix-turn-helix domain-containing protein, translated as MSEILNFDTVHDYNTFLGVETLHPLINSIDFTKVGKEYRHARKRYGFYFIFLKDVKCGDLIYGRHTYDYQEGTLVFIAPGQVAGKDDTGEVFRMKGWGLCFHPDLLRGTPLAQKMKDYSFFSYEANESLHMSERERQIIVNCFKEIREELRHSIDKHSKSIITANIEVFLNHCMRFYDRQFITRENVNKDALSNFEMLLNNYFESDKPQTIGLPSVQYFADELHLSANYFGDLIKKETGKSAQEYIQLKVIEEAKDKLYNPDKTVNEIAYELGFKYPHHFSRMFKKIVGSSPSDYRLVN; from the coding sequence ATGAGTGAGATATTAAATTTTGACACAGTACACGACTATAATACATTTCTTGGAGTTGAAACATTACATCCCTTGATCAATTCTATTGATTTTACCAAAGTAGGAAAGGAATACAGGCATGCGCGTAAAAGATACGGGTTCTACTTCATTTTCCTGAAAGATGTGAAATGTGGCGATTTAATTTATGGGCGTCACACATATGACTATCAGGAAGGAACTCTCGTTTTTATAGCCCCGGGACAGGTGGCAGGCAAAGACGATACTGGTGAAGTGTTCAGGATGAAAGGTTGGGGACTTTGTTTCCACCCGGACTTGCTCCGGGGAACTCCTCTCGCTCAAAAGATGAAAGACTATTCGTTTTTTTCATACGAAGCAAATGAGTCCCTGCATATGTCGGAGCGAGAGAGACAAATTATAGTGAATTGTTTTAAGGAGATAAGAGAGGAATTGAGACACTCTATTGATAAGCATAGTAAATCAATAATCACAGCTAATATTGAAGTTTTCCTTAATCATTGCATGCGCTTCTATGATCGTCAGTTCATTACCCGCGAAAATGTAAATAAAGATGCATTAAGTAATTTCGAAATGTTACTCAACAATTATTTTGAATCCGATAAACCTCAGACGATTGGTCTACCTTCGGTTCAATACTTTGCTGATGAACTTCATTTGTCTGCTAATTATTTTGGCGATCTAATAAAGAAAGAAACAGGTAAATCTGCACAAGAGTATATACAATTGAAAGTTATAGAAGAAGCAAAGGACAAACTATACAATCCTGATAAAACGGTGAATGAAATAGCTTACGAATTAGGGTTTAAGTACCCGCATCATTTTAGTCGTATGTTTAAAAAAATAGTAGGTAGTTCTCCGAGCGATTATCGGTTGGTAAATTAA
- a CDS encoding alpha/beta fold hydrolase, which yields MDQKSKSLTIAFMALSILSLFSACRQRYKDEGNGLLIIKEQGSFAIGGSVLTNPGTFNPYTRTSEGQTYHGDHAYVFYQIPDKARKLPLVFWHGIGQFSKTWETTPDGREGFQNIFLRRNFSVYLINQPRRGNAGRSTVEATIKPTPDEQEWFGTFRLGIWPDYFEGVQFDKSEETLNQYFRQITPNIGGFDTDVITSATTELFNKIGDGILVTHSHAGGFGWLTAINNNKVKAIASYEPGSGFVFPEEEMPEPIPSSAGALVANSVSMQDFLKLTKIPVVIYYGDFIPEEPSDNPGADGWRARLEMARKWRDVVNKYGGDVTVILLPEIGIYGNTHFPFSDLNNIEIADLLSGWLKEKGLDK from the coding sequence ATGGATCAAAAAAGTAAAAGCTTAACTATTGCTTTCATGGCTTTGAGTATTCTGTCCTTGTTTTCGGCTTGCAGGCAGCGCTATAAAGATGAAGGGAACGGGCTGCTGATAATAAAAGAACAGGGAAGTTTTGCCATAGGAGGCTCAGTTTTAACCAATCCGGGGACATTCAATCCTTATACCAGAACCAGTGAAGGCCAGACTTATCACGGTGACCATGCATATGTTTTTTATCAAATACCCGATAAGGCCCGTAAACTACCCTTAGTGTTCTGGCATGGTATCGGACAATTCTCAAAGACATGGGAAACTACACCAGATGGGAGGGAAGGCTTTCAGAATATTTTTCTCAGACGAAATTTTAGTGTATACCTTATCAATCAGCCAAGAAGGGGTAATGCAGGACGTAGTACGGTAGAAGCAACTATAAAACCCACACCTGATGAACAGGAATGGTTTGGTACATTCCGATTAGGTATCTGGCCCGATTATTTTGAAGGTGTGCAGTTTGATAAGAGTGAAGAAACGCTTAACCAGTATTTCCGGCAAATCACACCTAATATCGGAGGGTTCGATACAGATGTAATTACTTCTGCAACTACCGAACTTTTCAATAAAATAGGCGATGGAATACTTGTTACTCATTCTCATGCGGGTGGTTTTGGCTGGCTGACAGCTATTAATAACAATAAAGTAAAAGCTATAGCATCATATGAGCCGGGCAGCGGCTTTGTATTTCCTGAAGAAGAAATGCCGGAACCCATTCCAAGTTCAGCGGGAGCGTTAGTCGCCAATAGTGTATCTATGCAGGACTTTCTGAAACTGACTAAAATTCCTGTTGTCATTTACTATGGTGATTTCATTCCCGAAGAGCCATCCGACAATCCCGGAGCCGACGGTTGGCGTGCCCGTCTCGAAATGGCAAGAAAATGGCGGGATGTTGTAAATAAATACGGAGGTGATGTTACAGTCATACTTCTCCCCGAAATAGGGATTTATGGTAATACTCATTTCCCATTCTCTGACCTGAATAATATAGAGATAGCCGATTTGCTTTCCGGCTGGCTCAAAGAAAAAGGACTCGATAAATAA
- a CDS encoding flavodoxin, with product MLVICPVSACSSNNDNIEETPEIRDRKILIAYFSWGGTTQQVAENIAKHTGGTLFRIETVEPYPSEYVPCTEVAKVERDEGIRPDLKTIVENLDQYDTIFIGCPVWWHTAPMAIWSFLESENYDFKGKTIIPFCTYAATYRDETLAKIVELTPDSEHLKGFGTTNKNADVTDWLKEIGIISNQ from the coding sequence ATGTTAGTAATATGTCCTGTATCGGCATGTTCAAGTAATAATGATAATATAGAGGAGACACCTGAAATAAGAGATCGTAAGATTCTTATTGCTTATTTCAGTTGGGGAGGTACTACACAGCAGGTAGCTGAGAATATAGCCAAACATACCGGAGGCACACTGTTCAGAATAGAAACTGTAGAACCTTATCCATCCGAATATGTACCATGTACCGAAGTGGCAAAAGTGGAACGTGACGAAGGAATTCGTCCTGATTTGAAAACCATAGTAGAAAACCTGGATCAATACGATACTATTTTTATTGGCTGTCCTGTTTGGTGGCATACCGCGCCTATGGCTATCTGGTCATTTCTAGAAAGTGAGAATTATGATTTCAAAGGGAAAACGATCATCCCATTCTGTACATATGCTGCTACCTACAGGGATGAGACTTTGGCTAAAATAGTAGAACTTACTCCTGATTCTGAGCATCTGAAAGGTTTTGGAACAACCAATAAAAATGCCGATGTGACAGATTGGTTAAAAGAGATAGGTATCATTTCAAATCAATAA
- a CDS encoding nuclear transport factor 2 family protein, which translates to MERKIIKNNNVKFLILALGMILGIQGVFAQQQITSEEKTKQELINLSKTKWQWMAKINVDSLNDLFHQEAVFVHMGGVMSKEQELNTIKSGGIHYKHAEIQETSVRFVGNTAVILDKIRLTAVVGGNEVVNPFIVTEVYVLVDGKWKLGSLSFTRLLNG; encoded by the coding sequence ATGGAAAGGAAAATAATAAAAAACAACAATGTGAAATTTTTAATTCTTGCATTAGGTATGATACTTGGAATTCAGGGAGTTTTTGCACAACAACAAATAACCAGTGAAGAGAAAACGAAGCAAGAACTTATAAACCTGTCTAAGACTAAATGGCAATGGATGGCGAAGATAAATGTGGACTCATTGAACGATCTATTTCATCAGGAAGCAGTCTTTGTTCACATGGGTGGAGTAATGAGCAAAGAGCAGGAACTGAACACTATCAAAAGCGGCGGAATTCATTATAAGCATGCAGAGATACAGGAAACATCGGTACGTTTTGTTGGTAATACGGCTGTAATTTTAGATAAGATACGTTTGACTGCTGTTGTTGGAGGTAATGAAGTGGTAAATCCTTTTATCGTTACGGAAGTATATGTGCTTGTGGATGGTAAGTGGAAGCTGGGCTCACTCTCTTTCACCAGATTATTAAACGGATAA
- a CDS encoding carboxymuconolactone decarboxylase family protein, whose translation MKNIKLYIIITILLGIFGNINAQNDMLSKKQEKIVTISAFTARGELEKLKPELVAGLEAGLTVNEIKEMLVHLYAYSGFPRSLRGLQTFMATLDERKAAGINDNWGREASPITDARDKYERGKEVLAELSGVTPSEGRTTAGYAGFSPEIETFLKEHLFADIFERDVLTYAQREMVTVSILMGIGGVEPMLNSHINLSLNVGITPVQLRQMIGIIEVNVSKENAGAAKFVLSDVLQKRGLNAENKTPEMANGVKIEKVSFHNRFYNNVAGNLYFPPNYDADKKYAAIVVGHPFGGVKEQTSGLHAQKMAELGYITLAFDATHYGESGGYPRYIESPEARVEDFSAAVDFLSNHKNVNADAIGVIGICGGGGYSVSAAQIDHRIKAIATISMYDMGRARRQGLGDAITYEQRMKTLDEIGEQRTKEFAGAARKDIAAIPTQLGPNDTENTREFFDYYRTSRGGHPNSTTSYSYTSLAPMMNFFPFAQIETISPRPLLFIVGEHAISAYFSEDAYSKAAEPKELFVVPGASHVDLYDREEYQAISLPKLNSFFKQYLK comes from the coding sequence ATGAAGAATATAAAATTATATATAATAATTACCATATTACTGGGGATATTCGGTAATATAAATGCACAGAATGATATGTTAAGCAAAAAGCAAGAAAAAATAGTGACTATCTCTGCTTTTACAGCCAGAGGAGAACTGGAAAAGTTGAAACCTGAATTGGTTGCCGGTCTTGAAGCCGGACTTACTGTAAACGAAATAAAAGAAATGTTGGTACACCTGTATGCTTATAGCGGATTTCCCAGAAGCCTGAGAGGATTACAAACCTTCATGGCCACACTGGACGAACGTAAAGCCGCAGGAATAAATGACAATTGGGGACGTGAGGCATCGCCTATTACTGATGCCCGCGACAAGTATGAAAGAGGTAAAGAAGTCCTCGCTGAACTATCTGGTGTTACACCATCAGAAGGACGTACCACCGCAGGTTACGCCGGTTTCAGCCCCGAAATAGAAACCTTTCTTAAAGAGCATCTCTTTGCCGATATATTTGAGCGTGATGTATTGACCTATGCGCAACGCGAAATGGTGACTGTGTCGATATTAATGGGGATTGGTGGCGTGGAGCCGATGTTAAACTCACATATTAATCTTTCTCTGAACGTAGGAATAACACCGGTCCAGCTTAGGCAGATGATAGGCATTATTGAGGTAAATGTGAGCAAAGAGAATGCCGGGGCCGCCAAATTTGTATTGAGTGATGTATTACAAAAAAGGGGACTAAACGCTGAGAATAAAACTCCGGAAATGGCAAACGGGGTGAAAATAGAGAAAGTATCTTTCCATAACAGGTTTTACAACAATGTAGCAGGCAACCTGTACTTTCCGCCAAACTATGATGCAGACAAGAAGTATGCTGCTATCGTGGTCGGCCATCCTTTTGGTGGGGTAAAAGAACAAACATCCGGCTTACACGCACAAAAAATGGCTGAGCTTGGATATATTACACTTGCTTTTGATGCTACTCATTATGGTGAAAGTGGCGGTTATCCGCGCTATATAGAGTCACCCGAAGCACGGGTAGAAGATTTCAGTGCAGCAGTGGATTTTCTCAGTAATCATAAGAATGTAAATGCAGATGCTATCGGTGTTATTGGTATTTGTGGTGGTGGCGGCTATTCGGTGAGTGCAGCACAGATAGATCATCGGATAAAAGCGATAGCAACCATCAGTATGTACGACATGGGACGTGCCCGCCGCCAGGGATTAGGCGATGCTATTACTTATGAGCAGCGTATGAAAACATTGGATGAAATCGGCGAACAACGTACAAAAGAGTTTGCAGGTGCAGCAAGAAAAGATATTGCAGCTATTCCTACTCAACTCGGTCCGAATGATACAGAGAATACCCGCGAGTTTTTTGACTATTATCGTACATCAAGAGGTGGACACCCTAATTCAACTACAAGTTATTCATATACCAGTCTCGCACCAATGATGAACTTCTTCCCTTTTGCACAGATTGAAACGATCTCCCCACGACCACTATTGTTCATCGTAGGCGAACATGCCATATCAGCTTATTTCAGCGAAGACGCTTATAGCAAAGCTGCTGAACCTAAAGAGCTGTTTGTGGTACCGGGAGCTTCACATGTGGATTTGTACGATAGGGAGGAATATCAGGCTATATCATTACCTAAACTAAATTCTTTCTTTAAACAATACCTTAAATAA
- a CDS encoding cupin domain-containing protein yields the protein MKTINRNGFALLAVVIFLFTACNNSTNKNEMKTSINKESNYIFPKGDKINNDYFSGTAWLQMLVTDKEKFDMTIGNVIFEPGVRNNWHSHPGGQILLCTKGKGYYQEKGKPIQLLNVGDVVEIHADVVHWHGATPDSEFEHIAISPQSHKGAVVWMQPVSDEEYNSYDKQ from the coding sequence ATGAAAACAATAAACAGAAATGGTTTTGCCTTATTGGCTGTTGTTATATTTTTATTCACAGCATGTAATAATTCAACAAATAAAAACGAAATGAAAACATCGATAAACAAAGAATCCAATTATATATTTCCAAAAGGAGATAAGATAAATAACGATTATTTCAGTGGTACGGCATGGTTGCAAATGCTGGTAACAGACAAAGAGAAATTCGATATGACAATTGGAAATGTAATCTTTGAACCGGGCGTCAGAAACAATTGGCATTCTCATCCCGGTGGACAGATACTACTCTGTACAAAAGGAAAAGGTTATTATCAGGAAAAAGGAAAGCCTATCCAGTTACTCAATGTAGGCGATGTGGTAGAGATCCATGCAGATGTCGTTCATTGGCATGGTGCAACTCCTGATAGTGAGTTTGAACATATTGCGATTAGTCCGCAATCCCATAAAGGTGCTGTGGTTTGGATGCAGCCGGTATCGGACGAAGAATATAACAGTTACGATAAACAATAA
- a CDS encoding aldo/keto reductase, with protein sequence MKTVKLNNGVEMPVLGFGVYQVKPEETERVVTEALQVGYRSIDTAAAYYNEEAVGRAINRSGIHREDLFITTKLWISDAGYESAKAAFSESLEKLGLDYLDLYLIHQPYNDVHGAWRAMEELYKEGKVRAIGVSNFQPDRLMDLIIHNEVVPAVNQVETHVFNQQADNQKFMKENGVQIESWGPFAEGLNNMFSNEILTSIAEKYNRSVAQIVLRWLIQRDVVVIPKSVRKDRMIENFDVFGFDLSNEDMEQIKTLDTVKSLFFDHRDPAMVKMLGSMSK encoded by the coding sequence ATGAAAACAGTAAAATTAAATAATGGAGTAGAAATGCCGGTTTTAGGATTCGGTGTTTATCAGGTAAAACCGGAGGAAACGGAACGTGTAGTCACTGAAGCCTTACAAGTAGGATATCGTTCCATCGATACCGCAGCAGCATATTATAACGAAGAAGCCGTTGGCCGGGCAATTAACAGAAGTGGTATACACCGTGAAGACCTCTTTATTACGACCAAACTTTGGATAAGCGACGCCGGTTATGAAAGTGCGAAGGCTGCATTTTCTGAATCTTTGGAAAAACTTGGATTAGATTATCTCGACCTTTATTTGATACATCAGCCATATAATGATGTACATGGAGCATGGCGGGCAATGGAAGAGCTATATAAGGAAGGTAAAGTTCGTGCCATTGGAGTTAGTAACTTTCAACCTGACAGATTGATGGATTTGATAATCCATAATGAAGTTGTACCTGCTGTAAATCAGGTGGAGACTCATGTTTTCAACCAGCAAGCAGACAATCAGAAGTTTATGAAAGAAAATGGTGTGCAGATTGAATCATGGGGGCCATTTGCCGAAGGATTAAATAATATGTTTTCTAATGAGATACTTACTTCCATTGCAGAGAAATATAATAGATCAGTTGCTCAGATCGTTCTTCGATGGCTTATCCAAAGGGATGTAGTTGTTATTCCTAAGTCGGTTCGTAAAGACCGGATGATTGAAAATTTTGATGTGTTCGGCTTTGATTTGAGTAATGAAGATATGGAACAAATCAAAACATTGGATACAGTAAAAAGCCTTTTCTTCGATCATCGCGATCCTGCAATGGTAAAAATGTTAGGTTCGATGTCTAAATAA
- a CDS encoding cyclophilin-like fold protein has translation MKKIATALVSIMMITNLSACNSNDTGNLYTPEINYENTRQNGDENNRSIKLLIDSVEFIAVLEDNETTSTFKKLLPITINMSELNNNEKYYNLPNPLPTNSSNPGTIRNGDLMLYGSSTLVLFYKNFSTSYSYTRIGSIDNPSGLQSALGASDVTITFEIQR, from the coding sequence ATGAAAAAGATAGCTACCGCATTAGTATCTATTATGATGATAACAAATCTTTCAGCATGTAACTCCAATGATACGGGCAATCTGTATACACCGGAGATCAACTATGAAAATACGAGACAAAACGGAGATGAAAATAATAGAAGTATAAAGCTTTTGATTGATTCTGTTGAATTTATAGCTGTCTTAGAAGATAATGAGACGACCAGCACCTTCAAAAAGTTACTTCCAATTACTATAAATATGTCTGAGTTGAATAACAATGAAAAATATTACAATTTGCCAAACCCATTACCTACCAATTCCTCCAATCCAGGAACTATCCGAAACGGAGATTTAATGCTATATGGTTCAAGCACATTGGTATTATTTTACAAAAACTTCTCAACATCATACAGTTACACCCGAATAGGAAGTATTGATAATCCGTCGGGGCTACAAAGTGCACTTGGAGCAAGCGACGTAACTATTACATTTGAGATCCAACGATAA